In Podarcis raffonei isolate rPodRaf1 chromosome 8, rPodRaf1.pri, whole genome shotgun sequence, the genomic window TTATTTATTGTGCAAACCAGCTTGTTGTGTTAGGAAGCCTGAAATATAGAAGGCAGGAGGCACTTGCAAGGGACCAATCTGCACCAGGAAGGATCTGTGATTATGCTGAAGAGCTGCTCAGCAGAGCCACAATTCCTGCTCATTTGCAAGCCACACATCTTCAGAGAAACTGCTTGCAGAGGAAAACTATGCAACAGACAGGAAGGAGAGTCAGGCGGCCGGCTCCTGCCTTTACACAGCTGGTGATCAGGGTAGGTCTTGGCCCAGCACCTGCCTATCCTtcccattccctccaacatttctccaatgaaaattattattattattattattattattattattattattattattataccccactcatctgatgggttgccccagctcctctgggtgactcccaacatatataaaaacataataaaacattaaacatttttttaaattcccaatacggggctgccttcaggtgtcttctaaaggttgtttagttacttatcaccttggctcaggggtcacataactccataccctccaacatttatccaatgaaaacagagacgtcctaaggaaaggcaggacattctgagatcaaatcagaaactgggacagcttcagTAAATCTGGGGTGGTCTCTaggaaataggaacacttggagggtctgccttcCTACCTGAAGCCCCAGACAGCCACAGATTGCTCTGGGCCATCCACCCTGACCTTTAGTGGTCCACGCCTCATTCAAGGCCCTCTGAATATGCTTGATTTGGCCCAGGCCTTGGCAAAATCTGATGCACAACCCTAGTAACCTGCCTGATTGAAGTACAGAAATACTGCTCAGCTGGTGATGTTACCGACATGGGCCACATCAGTGCTTGCATTGTAGAACTGCATGTGTCAGGGATACACAGTGGAGTAGGTGGGTGGAATTATTTACCAGGACTTTGTGCTCATTCTTGGCAGTTGAGGAAATATTGTTCTGGAACTCTGCCCCTCTCTGTTTCACTGCTACCCGATTTCACCACATTGCTGGGAAGAGCACGTGTTCAAACTGCCAGTGCTTGCCCCTGGCTATGCCTCCCTGAATTTTCACAAAGCCACTTTGGCTTTCTCCTCCACCTCCATGTGAGCCATAGCCTTCAGAACCCATCTTCTTTATAGACTCTGTTTTCCCCATATTAGCAAGCCAAGTCTGTATTTTCTGGTGACTGTTCCTATGCTGTCTCTGTTTCAACAGGAGTTTCCTTAAAAAGCAAGCATCCATAAAATTGCACAACCATGATTATTGTTTGCACAGCAAGGGTTGGGGTAAATGAACCCTTTGGGTCCCTCCCAacactatgattctgtgattctaagtagtttttaaaaagggaaacattcaAGTGAGATTTATTTAATTCTAAAAAGCACACATGCAAAACTGTCATATATGTCAAGTCAGATCATTAGTCCTTCTCTCCATGTGCTTTTTTGATTGACAGGTCCTCTCTGAGGTCTCAAAGCAGAGATTCATTCCTGGTCctggtaaaggtaaggtaaaggacccctggacgattaagtccagtcaaaggtgactatggggttgcggtgctcatctggctttcaggccgagggagccaacatttgtccacagacagctttgcgggtcatgtggccagcatgactaaaccgcttctggcacaacagaacactgtgatggaagccagagtgcacagaaatgccgtttaccttcccaccacagcggtaccatGGATCTTGGTACGCAGGGTCTGTTAGCTGCAGGTTGAGCATGAAACCTTCCATCTGCGAAGCATGTTTTCTGCCACAGAGTTCAGAAGAAATCACaatacatttcatttcattgacCAATTCACTACATTAACTGATTAAAATaccttttaaattgctttttttaaaaaagcctgccCAGTTAATCTAAggatgcattcattcatttatttaaaagaattaTTTTTGAAAGAAGTAATTATAAAAACTGCATCTGGCAGCCAGTGTCTTAGAAGAAGCATCTTCCCTTTGCTTCGTTTGGGAGGGATGCCTCTTCTAAGTTGGCACCTGCTGCAACTGGtatatgttttgtgtgtgtgtgtgtgtgtgtgtgtgtgtgcatgcacatgcacattaAACATCACCATCATTTGGGGGTcaatgggcacatttgcaaattgGAGAAAGTGCTGTGGGCACCTGCAACATTTGctacaacagcaaaaaaaaaaaaaaatcaagcaaaaTTTCAGAAGCGGGAGGAAGCTCTGTGGGAGCCAGGGAAGGCCTGTGAGCCCAAGTGCTTCAAGCTGGTGACTCCTGAAGCATGCCATCTAAAAAAACAACTAAAATATGATCCACCTTTTGAAACTGTTGttctagctacagtggtacctcaggttacagatgcttcaggttacagatgaatcgggttacagactccgctaactcagaaatagtatctcgggttaagaactttgcttcaggatgagaacagaaatcgtggggcagtggcacggtggcagcaggaggccccattagctaaagtgatacctcagcttaagaacagtttcagtttaagaacggacctccagaacaaattaaattcttaacccaaggtaccactgtacatgcaaatcTATGCAACTTTGAGTTGATcagttaaaatcagttaaaatgtaTTTACCTAAACAGCTAACAcggcaatcctgtgcacacttacctgggagcaaatcCCAAGCAACCCAATGAGACTCCCTTCTGAGTAGAGAGGCATAATGTTTCTGTAATGCAGAGATGAGGTGcctacagccctccagatgtggttagaCACAGTTCACATCATTCATGATCATTGACTatactggctgggtctgatggacatccaaaagcatctggagggccaatgacACATTCATCATCCCTCAGGCAAATAGTTTCCCAACTTACACATTATTATGCACACAGGGGTGCATGTAcaccacacatacacaaacatacacacaaagaCGAATGCATTAGGATCCCCCTTTATTTAACTAATTTGCTCTTTGAAATCACATGCAAGCCTGCAAACAGACATTAGCAGATGCTGGAGCCTGAACTTCTGGGAACGGTGCATTGGAGATGCTTTTCCCAGCTTTGCTGAGGAAGACACCTTGAACCAAATGAAATCAGTAAAGGAATTTGTCCAGCAGGAGCCCAAGGAGATAGGGCAGGAGAACGGTGAAAGCAATGCTCCCATGTACCAGGCTGGCTCCATCAGTTGCTTTCTTTATGTGACTGGTGGCGATCGAGATTTTCACCTCTCCAAAGGTCATGTTGGTGCCCTTGACAAGGATTTTTGCTGATTGAGTAGCACAGCCTTGCCCAAAGAAGTCCTGAGATGAAATTGTAGAATCTGCAAAAGGACAATGCAGGAAAGAAATAGTATCATCCCTGCTGTGAAGGAAATTGACAgttgtgaaaaataaaaattgtggggTTAACTTGTTTAAACCCAGCCTGTACAGGGAAGGAATCGGTGGTCAAATTGTGCATGGGCAAAGTCTGCAGTTGGGACTCAGACCCAAGTAGTTTTGTGGATTTGGAACCAAGGGAGTTGAAGGATATGTTTGGGAACCAAATGAAACTTGAGGAGTTCATGCTGGGTCTCAGGATACAAAAGAAAGACACATTGGGCTGAGGAAACAGCAAATTCTAACATAAGTCTTTAGCTTTAGGGACTGTCTCTAGATGGAAAGCTGCAAgtgttttaaaatgacatttctttctgtatttttGCTCCATTTAAGGGCTACGTCTGGGAAGCTAAAATGATGGGTGGCTGCATTTGAGCAATTGGGTCTCCTTTGCTTCTACCCGCTCTAGGAGCAAAGGGTTGTCTCCAGCCAGGTTCCGCTTGGAATGAGCTCACTGAAACTACTGGGTCTAAGTTTCTCACATCCATTTCAATGAGTATTATTTTTTccaatcacaaactgatgcagaatgtGACTGAACTTAAGAAGGGTAAAAttgaaaactgagagaaactgcaaTTCATGGGCTTGTCCATCCCTAACCAGGAGGGCTTGCTTTGATGTAGAACAAGGGTTGGGGTTTAGCACAGAGTTCACCTGTGGATAAGCCTAAACTCCTCCACTGTAGAGTCAGTTTGGTGCAGTACTTATGAGGACCTGCTTAAGGTCTGGGTTGAAAGAACTGGACTTGGGTCAGTTATTCTCTTCCAGCCCCTCACCATAGAACTGCCAAGAGAATAGGGGAGAATCTAAACTCATTGGGATTAATatggaaagaagatgaataatCCTCAATCAGCATACCGCATTCTCATTTACCTTGGTAAGTCCCAGAAATGGTCAGGCAGTAGTCTTGGGATCCAGTACAGTTTTTCTTGTTACCATGGCAGGGCTTAGCGCTGAAAACGAAGCATGTGGGGCACACCTTCCTGGTGACGTTGGTGTTTACTGCAACAGTGATGAAATGAGTGATGAAACATACTGCTGAACTGGAGGGGGAAAcactctgcaaaaacaaaaaccacaacaacaaccctccccTTTTGTAGTTGGGGAAAATGGAAAAGGCATGGAATTTCTCAATTTGGTGTGGGGTGAGCATCAAATATTTTCTGAACGGTCCAGGCCTTCCATTTCCTTGGGTTGTGGTTGGTCCTTTTAATAAACAAGAACTATTTTAAGCAATGCATATGGTTCCCCTGCTGGTGGGCAGCCTTCCCACGAGACAGAGCAAGACAATTGCCTCAGGCAGGAGCTGCAGTGAGCGGCCAGGAGATGCTGAGCAACAGAACTGTGTGTACCATTTCGCCAGCCCTGTGCTCCCTCAGCTAGGGTGCTGCCCTCAGTTGCAGTGGAGGATGCTACCTGGTCTGCAGGGTTGAAGTGAGATCATTCTATCTCCACTGGTGCTGCGAATCACAAGTGTGGCACTTTGGTCCTGCTTGTTGGCTTTtcacatgcatctggttggctattgtgagaataggatgctagactagctgtgtcattggcctgatccaacaggctcttcttgtgtgccTATTTGGAATGAGGGGGGCGGGGGACAATATTGTCCCTCAGGGCAggcagtatagaatcatagaatcatagagttggaagagaccacaagggccatcgagtccaaccccctgccaagcaggaaacaccatcagagcacttctgacatatggttgtcaagcctctgcttaaagacctccaaagaaggagactccaccacactccttggcagcaaattccactgtcgaacagctcttactgtcaggaagttcttcctaatgtttaggtggaatcttctttcttgtagtttggatccattgctccatgtccgcttctctggagcagcagaaaacaacctttctccctcctctatgtgacatccttttatatatttgaacatggctatcatatcaccccttagtaAATTGCCTTGAGCCAGTCCTGCCCGATGCTACTAAGagccagagctcagtggtagaacatctgtgcTGCATTTGATCTCTAGCACCTCAAGATGGGGCAGGGAGAcagccttgtctgaaatcctggggatCCATTGCcggtcagtatagacaatactattctttttaaaaaaaattttaaattttaaaagatgatgctgttaaggtgctacactcaatatgccagcaaatttggaaaactcagcagtggccagaagattggagaagatcagtctacatcccagtcccaaagaagggcagtgccaaagaatgctccaactaccgcacaattgcactcatttcacacgctagcaaggttatgcttaaaattctacaaggaaggctcaagcagtatgtggatcgagaactcccagaagtgcaagctggatttagaagaggcagaggaaccagagaccaaattgcaaacatgccctggattatggagaaagctagagagttccagaaagacatctacttctgcttcattgactatgcaaaagcctttgactgtgtcgaccacagcaaactatgacaagttcttaaagaaatgggagtgcctgatcacctcatctgtctcctgagaaatctctatgtgggacaagaagctacagttagaactggatatggaacaactgattggttcaaaattgggaaaggagtacgacaaggctgtattttgtctccctgcttatttaatttatatgcagaatgcatcatgcgaaaggctgggctggatgaatcccaagctggaattaagattgccggaagaaatatcaacaacctcagatatgcagatgacacaaccttgatggcagaaagtgaggaggaattaaagaaccttttaatgagggtgaaagtggagagcgcaaaatatggtctgaagctcaacatcaaaaaaacgaagatcatggccattggtcccatcacctcctggcaaatagaaggggaagaaatggaggcagtgagagattttactttcttgggctccatgatcactgcagatggtgacagcagccacgaaattaaaagacgcctgcttcttgggagaagggcaatgacaggcctagacagcatcttgagaagtagagacgtcaccttgccaacaaaggtccgtatagttaaagccatggttttcccagtagtgatgtatggaagtgagagctggaccataaagaaggctgatcgccgaagaattgatgcttttgaattatggtgctggaggagactcttgagagtcccatggactgcaaggagatcaaacgcatccattcttaaggaaatcagccctgagtgctcactggaaggacagatcgtgaagctgaggctccagtactttggccacctcatgagaagagaagactccctggagaagacactgatgctgggaaagatggagggcacaaggagaagggggcaacagaggacgagatggttggatagtgttttcaaggttaccagcatgagtttgaccaaactgcgggaggtagtggaggacagaggtgcctggcgtgctctggtccatggggtcacgaagagtcggacacgactaaacgactaaacaacaacaacatagacaatactgagcaagatcatGTAATCTGAGTCAGTAATCTAAGTCAGTAAATCTGAGTAAATCTGATCCAGTAATCTGAGTCAGTAAAAtgcatcttcctatgttctatGTTCCTATATTATGGTGCCACAGGACCCTCCATTGTTTTGTGGGCAAACTGAATGGTAGAGCACcagttttgtatgcaga contains:
- the LOC128418389 gene encoding phospholipase A2 inhibitor and Ly6/PLAUR domain-containing protein-like, producing MKLFLLYLFAALIAAANSLECDCSLGEKECPSKVCKVDGGSCISASWNHTKNPKAIPVNFQGCESSKTSFDACKEGDLFFTAGKNFTWNFVCCNETKCNSRLPEVNTNVTRKVCPTCFVFSAKPCHGNKKNCTGSQDYCLTISGTYQDSTISSQDFFGQGCATQSAKILVKGTNMTFGEVKISIATSHIKKATDGASLVHGSIAFTVLLPYLLGLLLDKFLY